Genomic segment of Desulfobacterales bacterium:
GTCCCGGTCCCAGTCCAGTTTCAGTACCGCCAGGGTGACCTCCTGGCCGATTGACAGCAGATCGTTGATGTTGTCGACCCGGCCCCAGGCAATCTCGGAGATTGGAATCAGCCCGTCGATCCCGCCGATGTCGGCAAAGGCGCCGAAGTCGCGGATCGAGGTAATGGTGCCCCGCACCTCGGCCCCTTCCGTCAGGGTGGCGGCCAGGGCCTTTTTTTGTTCCTCCCGTTCCTCTTCCAGAATGGCCCGGCGGGAGACCAGCAGGTTGCGCCTCTCAGGGTCATATTCGGTGATCTTGAACAGGAAACGCTGGTCCAGGTACTCCTCCGCCGGCTTGGCCCGGCGCAGATCGATCTGGGAAAAGGGGCAGAAGGCCCGGGTTCCGGCCACCTTCACCTCAAAGCCGCCCTTGATCTCTTTTACAACAGTCCCTTCCACCGGGATACTGCTTAAAAAGGCCTCCTGCAAGTGTTGTTGGGCCGCGCTGCCACCGGTGAGCCGGGTGGTAAACTGTAATTCCCGGCGTACGCTTCCCAGGAAATAGACACCCAGTTTGTCGCCTTCCTTGATCGTCGGGTTGCCCTCTTCGTCCAGCAGTTCCTTTAACTCCAGCGAGCCGTCTCCCTT
This window contains:
- the rpsA gene encoding 30S ribosomal protein S1, which encodes MEESFAELFKKDARQQQHLKPGQKVSATVTSIGKEYVFIDVGTKGDGSLELKELLDEEGNPTIKEGDKLGVYFLGSVRRELQFTTRLTGGSAAQQHLQEAFLSSIPVEGTVVKEIKGGFEVKVAGTRAFCPFSQIDLRRAKPAEEYLDQRFLFKITEYDPERRNLLVSRRAILEEEREEQKKALAATLTEGAEVRGTITSIRDFGAFADIGGIDGLIPISEIAWGRVDNINDLLSIGQEVTLAVLKLDWDRDRITLSLRAAQPDPWEQVDLAKGSCLQGTVVRLVDFGAFVTLKPGIDGLLHISKLGKGRRLNHPREVLEQGQMVEVCIEEIDCDRKRISLALPDQPSGTGDKTGPATDHRHYLGDEAETGRQLGTLGDLLRAGMKERNKKREGG